Proteins encoded together in one Centropristis striata isolate RG_2023a ecotype Rhode Island chromosome 6, C.striata_1.0, whole genome shotgun sequence window:
- the deaf1 gene encoding deformed epidermal autoregulatory factor 1 homolog isoform X1 — translation MDEADSATKALGLDEPPIGMPQPEEVGSDTESEAEVTTMAVMAEPGNIDMGAESLPNPDEAEAAFAEVTAVTVGDVQSADDNVFTTTVATSGSLPEHVLSGRTTLQLGDGLSTQKATLIVVHTDGSIVEATGLKSAAAMTPGPPTPPTPLTPPQDKDSCSKYNWDPSVYNNELPVRCRNTSGVLYKNRLGSGGKGRCVRHNQQWFTPTEFEGLAGRASSKDWKRSIRYAGRPLLCLIQERILNPHAASCTCAACCDDLTGYFFHLENLQDQGTAKIRSRRSEERRSSLSCPKDGDSLVTENISMTGPVRLFVPYKRRKKDNEPSVTSPKKELPTTKNITLTPGTTFTVSPSGQFTTSGTLTFDRSPSGDATAAAAAAAAIISEGSSQSEVFTSTAVLTALPALAVAPQPVQAKMAVTVAAAASPSAGLVGGLEVGPVGRVAAAGSEGQKNTWIYLEEMANTLMSNVQQLKALIDQAKHSAGDTAGVKGQGGRKECGLTQSFQNQITFQQPDDSEAKRSSDSLTEIIINQMCVNCGRMAMSECTGCHKVNYCSTFCQRKDWKEHQHTCCQSAGGVAVQEDEPITAMELDKVK, via the exons ATGGACGAAGCGGACTCGGCCACGAAGGCGCTCGGGCTGGATGAACCGCCCATCGGCATGCCGCAGCCGGAGGAAGTGGGCTCGGATACCGAGTCGGAGGCCGAAGTCACCACGATGGCCGTGATGGCGGAACCGGGAAACATCGACATGGGAGCCGAGTCCCTGCCGAACCCAGACGAGGCCGAGGCGGCATTCGCAG AGGTGACGGCTGTGACGGTTGGAGACGTTCAATCAGCAGACGACAACGTTTTTACCACGACGGTTGCCACGTCAGGAAGTCTCCCTGAACACGTGCTG agcGGGAGGACGACCCTCCAGCTGGGTGACGGCCTCAGCACCCAGAAGGCCACCTTGATCGTGGTTCACACTGACGGCAGCATCGTGGAGGCTACAGGCCTCAAGTCTGCTGCAGCAATGACACCAG GACCGCCGACCCCTCCCACCCCACTGACTCCCCCCCAGGACAAAGACTCGTGCTCCAAGTACAACTGGGACCCGTCGGTCTACAACAACGAGCTGCCGGTGCGCTGCAGGAACACCAGCGGAGTCCTCTACAAGAACCGACTGGGATCAG ggGGTAAAGGTCGCTGCGTCAGACACAACCAGCAGTGGTTCACGCCGACTGAGTTTGAAGGTCTGGCAGGAAGAGCGAGCAGCAAAGACTGGAAGAGGAGCATCAGATACGCTGGCAGGCCTCTGCTCTGCCTCATACAG gagcgGATCCTGAACCCCCATGCTGCCTCCTGTACCTGTGCAGCCTGCTGTGATGACCTCACAGGG tacttcttccacctggAGAACCTGCAGGATCAGGGAACAGCTAAGATCAGGAGTCGGAGGAGCGAAGAACGAAGATCATCTTTATCA tgTCCAAAGGACGGAGACAGTCTGGTGACAGAAAACATCAGTATG ACTGGTCCAGTTCGCCTCTTCGTTCCGTATAAGAGACGGAAGAAGGACAACGAGCCTTCGGTCACGTCCCCGAAAAAGGAGCTTCCTACCACCAAAAACATCACGCTGACCCCGGGGACCACAT TCACGGTGTCTCCGTCAGGACAGTTCACCACCTCCGgcaccttgacctttgaccgcTCTCCATCGGGCGACGccaccgccgccgccgccgctgctgctgccatcATCTCAGAAGGCTCGTCACAGAGCGAGGTGTTCACCAGTACAGCAG TGTTGACGGCGTTGCCGGCGCTGGCCGTGGCGCCCCAGCCCGTTCAGGCCAAGATGGCGGTGACGGTAGCGGCGGCGGCGTCTCCGTCGGCGGGGCTGGTGGGCGGGCTGGAGGTGGGGCCCGTTGGGAGGGTGGCAGCGGCGGGCAGCGAGGGCCAGAAGAACACGTGGATCTACCTGGAGGAGATGGCCAACACGCTGATGAGCAACGTCCAGCAGCTGAAGGCTCTGATCGACCAGGCCAAACACTCTGCAGGGGACACCgccggggtcaaaggtcagggaggcaggaaggag tgtggtCTCACTCAGTCGTTTCAGAACCAGATCACGTTCCAGCAGCCGGACGACTCGGAGGCCAAGCGGAGCTCCGACAGCCTCACTGAGATCATCATCAAC CAGATGTGTGTGAACTGCGGCCGTATGGCGATGAGTGAGTGTACGGGCTGCCACAAGGTCAACTACTGCTCCACGTTCTGTCAGAGGAAG GACTGGAAGGAACATCAGCACACCTGCTGTCAGTCAGCAGGGGGCGTGGCTGTTCAGGAGGACGAGCCAATCACAGCCATGGAACTGGACAAAGtcaaatga
- the deaf1 gene encoding deformed epidermal autoregulatory factor 1 homolog isoform X3 encodes MDEADSATKALGLDEPPIGMPQPEEVGSDTESEAEVTTMAVMAEPGNIDMGAESLPNPDEAEAAFAEVTAVTVGDVQSADDNVFTTTVATSGSLPEHVLSGRTTLQLGDGLSTQKATLIVVHTDGSIVEATGLKSAAAMTPGPPTPPTPLTPPQDKDSCSKYNWDPSVYNNELPVRCRNTSGVLYKNRLGSGGKGRCVRHNQQWFTPTEFEGLAGRASSKDWKRSIRYAGRPLLCLIQERILNPHAASCTCAACCDDLTGCPKDGDSLVTENISMTGPVRLFVPYKRRKKDNEPSVTSPKKELPTTKNITLTPGTTFTVSPSGQFTTSGTLTFDRSPSGDATAAAAAAAAIISEGSSQSEVFTSTAVLTALPALAVAPQPVQAKMAVTVAAAASPSAGLVGGLEVGPVGRVAAAGSEGQKNTWIYLEEMANTLMSNVQQLKALIDQAKHSAGDTAGVKGQGGRKECGLTQSFQNQITFQQPDDSEAKRSSDSLTEIIINQMCVNCGRMAMSECTGCHKVNYCSTFCQRKDWKEHQHTCCQSAGGVAVQEDEPITAMELDKVK; translated from the exons ATGGACGAAGCGGACTCGGCCACGAAGGCGCTCGGGCTGGATGAACCGCCCATCGGCATGCCGCAGCCGGAGGAAGTGGGCTCGGATACCGAGTCGGAGGCCGAAGTCACCACGATGGCCGTGATGGCGGAACCGGGAAACATCGACATGGGAGCCGAGTCCCTGCCGAACCCAGACGAGGCCGAGGCGGCATTCGCAG AGGTGACGGCTGTGACGGTTGGAGACGTTCAATCAGCAGACGACAACGTTTTTACCACGACGGTTGCCACGTCAGGAAGTCTCCCTGAACACGTGCTG agcGGGAGGACGACCCTCCAGCTGGGTGACGGCCTCAGCACCCAGAAGGCCACCTTGATCGTGGTTCACACTGACGGCAGCATCGTGGAGGCTACAGGCCTCAAGTCTGCTGCAGCAATGACACCAG GACCGCCGACCCCTCCCACCCCACTGACTCCCCCCCAGGACAAAGACTCGTGCTCCAAGTACAACTGGGACCCGTCGGTCTACAACAACGAGCTGCCGGTGCGCTGCAGGAACACCAGCGGAGTCCTCTACAAGAACCGACTGGGATCAG ggGGTAAAGGTCGCTGCGTCAGACACAACCAGCAGTGGTTCACGCCGACTGAGTTTGAAGGTCTGGCAGGAAGAGCGAGCAGCAAAGACTGGAAGAGGAGCATCAGATACGCTGGCAGGCCTCTGCTCTGCCTCATACAG gagcgGATCCTGAACCCCCATGCTGCCTCCTGTACCTGTGCAGCCTGCTGTGATGACCTCACAGGG tgTCCAAAGGACGGAGACAGTCTGGTGACAGAAAACATCAGTATG ACTGGTCCAGTTCGCCTCTTCGTTCCGTATAAGAGACGGAAGAAGGACAACGAGCCTTCGGTCACGTCCCCGAAAAAGGAGCTTCCTACCACCAAAAACATCACGCTGACCCCGGGGACCACAT TCACGGTGTCTCCGTCAGGACAGTTCACCACCTCCGgcaccttgacctttgaccgcTCTCCATCGGGCGACGccaccgccgccgccgccgctgctgctgccatcATCTCAGAAGGCTCGTCACAGAGCGAGGTGTTCACCAGTACAGCAG TGTTGACGGCGTTGCCGGCGCTGGCCGTGGCGCCCCAGCCCGTTCAGGCCAAGATGGCGGTGACGGTAGCGGCGGCGGCGTCTCCGTCGGCGGGGCTGGTGGGCGGGCTGGAGGTGGGGCCCGTTGGGAGGGTGGCAGCGGCGGGCAGCGAGGGCCAGAAGAACACGTGGATCTACCTGGAGGAGATGGCCAACACGCTGATGAGCAACGTCCAGCAGCTGAAGGCTCTGATCGACCAGGCCAAACACTCTGCAGGGGACACCgccggggtcaaaggtcagggaggcaggaaggag tgtggtCTCACTCAGTCGTTTCAGAACCAGATCACGTTCCAGCAGCCGGACGACTCGGAGGCCAAGCGGAGCTCCGACAGCCTCACTGAGATCATCATCAAC CAGATGTGTGTGAACTGCGGCCGTATGGCGATGAGTGAGTGTACGGGCTGCCACAAGGTCAACTACTGCTCCACGTTCTGTCAGAGGAAG GACTGGAAGGAACATCAGCACACCTGCTGTCAGTCAGCAGGGGGCGTGGCTGTTCAGGAGGACGAGCCAATCACAGCCATGGAACTGGACAAAGtcaaatga
- the deaf1 gene encoding deformed epidermal autoregulatory factor 1 homolog isoform X2, protein MDEADSATKALGLDEPPIGMPQPEEVGSDTESEAEVTTMAVMAEPGNIDMGAESLPNPDEAEAAFAEVTAVTVGDVQSADDNVFTTTVATSGSLPEHVLSGRTTLQLGDGLSTQKATLIVVHTDGSIVEATGLKSAAAMTPGPPTPPTPLTPPQDKDSCSKYNWDPSVYNNELPVRCRNTSGVLYKNRLGSGGKGRCVRHNQQWFTPTEFEGLAGRASSKDWKRSIRYAGRPLLCLIQERILNPHAASCTCAACCDDLTGYFFHLENLQDQGTAKIRSRRSEERRSSLSCPKDGDSLVTENISMTGPVRLFVPYKRRKKDNEPSVTSPKKELPTTKNITLTPGTTFTVSPSGQFTTSGTLTFDRSPSGDATAAAAAAAAIISEGSSQSEVFTSTAVLTALPALAVAPQPVQAKMAVTVAAAASPSAGLVGGLEVGPVGRVAAAGSEGQKNTWIYLEEMANTLMSNVQQLKALIDQAKHSAGDTAGVKGQGGRKECGLTQSFQNQITFQQPDDSEAKRSSDSLTEIIINMCVNCGRMAMSECTGCHKVNYCSTFCQRKDWKEHQHTCCQSAGGVAVQEDEPITAMELDKVK, encoded by the exons ATGGACGAAGCGGACTCGGCCACGAAGGCGCTCGGGCTGGATGAACCGCCCATCGGCATGCCGCAGCCGGAGGAAGTGGGCTCGGATACCGAGTCGGAGGCCGAAGTCACCACGATGGCCGTGATGGCGGAACCGGGAAACATCGACATGGGAGCCGAGTCCCTGCCGAACCCAGACGAGGCCGAGGCGGCATTCGCAG AGGTGACGGCTGTGACGGTTGGAGACGTTCAATCAGCAGACGACAACGTTTTTACCACGACGGTTGCCACGTCAGGAAGTCTCCCTGAACACGTGCTG agcGGGAGGACGACCCTCCAGCTGGGTGACGGCCTCAGCACCCAGAAGGCCACCTTGATCGTGGTTCACACTGACGGCAGCATCGTGGAGGCTACAGGCCTCAAGTCTGCTGCAGCAATGACACCAG GACCGCCGACCCCTCCCACCCCACTGACTCCCCCCCAGGACAAAGACTCGTGCTCCAAGTACAACTGGGACCCGTCGGTCTACAACAACGAGCTGCCGGTGCGCTGCAGGAACACCAGCGGAGTCCTCTACAAGAACCGACTGGGATCAG ggGGTAAAGGTCGCTGCGTCAGACACAACCAGCAGTGGTTCACGCCGACTGAGTTTGAAGGTCTGGCAGGAAGAGCGAGCAGCAAAGACTGGAAGAGGAGCATCAGATACGCTGGCAGGCCTCTGCTCTGCCTCATACAG gagcgGATCCTGAACCCCCATGCTGCCTCCTGTACCTGTGCAGCCTGCTGTGATGACCTCACAGGG tacttcttccacctggAGAACCTGCAGGATCAGGGAACAGCTAAGATCAGGAGTCGGAGGAGCGAAGAACGAAGATCATCTTTATCA tgTCCAAAGGACGGAGACAGTCTGGTGACAGAAAACATCAGTATG ACTGGTCCAGTTCGCCTCTTCGTTCCGTATAAGAGACGGAAGAAGGACAACGAGCCTTCGGTCACGTCCCCGAAAAAGGAGCTTCCTACCACCAAAAACATCACGCTGACCCCGGGGACCACAT TCACGGTGTCTCCGTCAGGACAGTTCACCACCTCCGgcaccttgacctttgaccgcTCTCCATCGGGCGACGccaccgccgccgccgccgctgctgctgccatcATCTCAGAAGGCTCGTCACAGAGCGAGGTGTTCACCAGTACAGCAG TGTTGACGGCGTTGCCGGCGCTGGCCGTGGCGCCCCAGCCCGTTCAGGCCAAGATGGCGGTGACGGTAGCGGCGGCGGCGTCTCCGTCGGCGGGGCTGGTGGGCGGGCTGGAGGTGGGGCCCGTTGGGAGGGTGGCAGCGGCGGGCAGCGAGGGCCAGAAGAACACGTGGATCTACCTGGAGGAGATGGCCAACACGCTGATGAGCAACGTCCAGCAGCTGAAGGCTCTGATCGACCAGGCCAAACACTCTGCAGGGGACACCgccggggtcaaaggtcagggaggcaggaaggag tgtggtCTCACTCAGTCGTTTCAGAACCAGATCACGTTCCAGCAGCCGGACGACTCGGAGGCCAAGCGGAGCTCCGACAGCCTCACTGAGATCATCATCAAC ATGTGTGTGAACTGCGGCCGTATGGCGATGAGTGAGTGTACGGGCTGCCACAAGGTCAACTACTGCTCCACGTTCTGTCAGAGGAAG GACTGGAAGGAACATCAGCACACCTGCTGTCAGTCAGCAGGGGGCGTGGCTGTTCAGGAGGACGAGCCAATCACAGCCATGGAACTGGACAAAGtcaaatga